From one Mytilus edulis chromosome 1, xbMytEdul2.2, whole genome shotgun sequence genomic stretch:
- the LOC139499034 gene encoding protein SPEC3-like, with protein sequence MPGDFADRIVTPAMPLCMAYFCCVLNFIIPGSGTVVAGVSVFCCAENDDMEFGDKCTSCCCGLVLGLFQLLFTAFLLVGWCWSAIWGYSYIEMSKKHYTRRTHRRRRIQPITSQPVRRRLNQRHWTQPDTQELCIAIVSQPNHLSCGSPPPPYYEEYRGLPTDSSRTAPPSYQSLFPNRPLG encoded by the exons ATGCCTGGTGATTTTGCAGATAGAATTGTAACTCCTGCAATGCCACTTTGTATGGCTTATTTTTGCTGTGTTCTCAACTTCATAATACCTGGATCAG GCACTGTTGTAGCAGGAGTTTCAGTTTTTTGTTGTGCTGAAAATGACGATATGGAATTTGGGGATAAATGTACATCGTGTTGTTGTGGCTTGGTGCTTGGACTATTTCAGCTACTGTTTACAGCATTTCTGCTCGTTGGTTGGTGTTGGAGCGCAATTTGGGGATATTCCTACATTGAAATGTCTA aaaaacatTATACGAGGCGTACACATCGAAGACGCAGAATTCAACCTATAACATCGCAACCAGTTCGGCGTAGACTCAATCAACGACATTGGACTCAACCAGATACTCAAGAACTGTGTATTGCTATAGTTTCACAGCCTAACCATCTAAGTTGTGGCTCTCCGCCGCCACCATATTATGAAGAGTACAGAGGATTACCAACAGACTCATCACGAACTGCCCCACCATCTTACCAAAGTCTTTTTCCTAATAGACCGTTAGGTTGA